Proteins encoded in a region of the Pocillopora verrucosa isolate sample1 chromosome 11, ASM3666991v2, whole genome shotgun sequence genome:
- the LOC131786894 gene encoding uncharacterized protein isoform X3 yields the protein MKPKCFLFLVLLDFGGVGLTVSSIDESNVRSYDVERRISYSDLFVVHVKYGTDCANSTGLSTWCKALNAYQASGNGSYCSCRCNWDFHSFLPLVKKCIKGEQLPEKFGGCPKTAYENVMNGGLAKSVNLHNGGKTTTKVSSKKYNCSLHGYYFDYSGFQVQWERVTNDVFELTIGSESQKNFIIQWKDKKRKLSGRIIYLEMNCVGLSSQSKNKICYLLKAQGNVTYYAPSTTSSESLNTVPTTVSSPNPSSMFALSTSPQLSQSMQQTFSLTLLPQPTTSPSPSPSLDATTGSPTKHTDKFSTFVSKHVETSSLQTRPVLHSAGPILPSTSTAELESSLPVSSEEISNHVINTGIPKSSASTEEPNYSEPSELPTTESSLPPVDGPGDKEARKGGKDKGVAIGAGVGGAVAFGIIVIGLFIVFCKRRRESTEKKAKLHVGVKNPGYEKPQDDIKMERPREKATTFSKQDSQPTYLELVDNKVGHENYGAVYSTADENYDNSSVYQSLDNNTPAAPSVYQSLQNNQPSTKKPIPKQKQSNAKNPGKPSVPPDPVYSVLEESHIKQGNTSEAIYNVLEGPDPGQDTPGNIQDPVYNVLDGAGAGQTDEAPDVGVQQDPLYNVLEVPESKQEHQEPLYNVLENADTENAHSRQHGSSDGATSEPLYNVLDVADSSGAEYAAPNRPLSADSHDNPAYEQTLEFGAPHALVDSPGSQRESLYEPLKGSDRQDVYEPLHKKGK from the exons ATGAAACcaaagtgttttcttttcctgGTTCTGCTGGATTTCGGTGGAGTCGGTCTCACGGTGTCTTCTATTGATGAGTCAAACGTGAGGAGTTACGATGTGGAGAGGAGAATCAGCTATTCCGATCTGTTTGTTGTACATGTGAAATATGGCACTGACTGCGCAAATAGTACGGGGTTATCAACCTGGTGCAAAGCGTTAAATGCATATCAGGCGTCTGGGAATGGAAGCTATTGCAGTTGCCGCTGTAATTGGGACTTCCATTCCTTTCTTCCGTTGGTGAAAAAGTGCATCAAAGGAGAGCAACTGCCAGAAAAGTTTGGAG GTTGTCCAAAGACGGCATATGAAAATGTGATGAATGGTGGTTTGGCTAAGTCAGTTAACCTTCACAATGGAGGTAAAACAACAACTAAAGTCAGCTCAAAGAAGTATAACTGCAGCCTCCATGGATACTATTTTGATTACAGTGGTTTTCAAGTGCAATGGGAAAGAGTAACCAATGATGTCTTTGAGCTAACAATTGGAAGTGAAAGCCAGAAGAACTTCATCATACAG tgGAAGGACAAGAAAAGGAAGTTGTCAGGGAGAATTATCTATCTGGAAATGAATTGTGTTGGACTGTCatctcaaagtaaaaataaaatatgctaTCTTCTTAAGGCACAAGGGAATGTAACCT ATTATGCCCCATCAACAACAAGCTCAGAATCTTTAAATACTGTTCCAACTACAGTGAGTTCTCCCAATCCATCATCAATGTTTGCACTTTCAACATCACCACAATTATCTCAATCAATGCAGCAAACATTCTCCCTGACATTATTGCCACAACCAACCACTTCCCCATCACCTTCTCCTTCATTGGATGCAACCACAGGAAGTCCAACAAAACACAcagacaaattttcaacatttgTATCAAAACATGTGGAAACAAGTTCACTTCAAACAAGGCCGGTCTTACATTCAGCTGGACCAATTCTGCCATCAACATCAACAGCAGAACTGGAAAGCTCCTTACCAGTCAGTTCAGAGGAAATTTCTAATCATGTGATAAACACAGGGATCCCAAAATCTTCAGCTAGCACAGAGGAACCAAATTATAGTGAACCATCAGAG TTACCAACCACTGAGTCAAGTCTTCCTCCTGTGGATGGTCCAGGAGACAAAGAGGCAAGGAAAGGTGGAAAAGACAAAGGAGTAGCAATTGGTGCTGGAGTTGGTGGTGCTGTTGCTTTTGGGATTATCGTCATAGGGTTGTTCATTGTATTTTGCAAGAGAAGAAG GGAAAGTacagaaaagaaagcaaaactaCATGTAGGAG TTAAGAACCCAGGGTATGAGAAACCTCAAGATGACATTAAAATGGAAAGACCAAGAGAGAAAGCCACAACTTTCAGTAAGCAAGACAGTCAACCAACATACTTGGAACTTGTTGACAACAAAG TAGGACATGAAAATTACGGAGCTGTATACAGTACTGCAGATGAAAATTATGACAATTCATCTGTTTACCAAAGTCTGGACAATAATACACCTGCAGCACCATCAGTTTACCAAAGTTTACAGAACAACCAGCCTTCCACCAAGAAACCAAtaccaaaacagaaacaaagcaATGCAAAAAACCCTGGAAAACCCAGTGTACCCCCAGACCCTGTGTATAGTGTCCTTGAGGAGTCTCACATCAAACAAGGAAATACATCAGAGGCAATATATAATGTACTGGAAGGGCCAGATCCTGGACAAGATACTCCAGGGAACATTCAGGACCCTGTTTACAATGTGCTGGATGGGGCTGGTGCAGGACAGACAGATGAGGCCCCAGATGTTGGTGTTCAACAGGATCCACTGTATAATGTGCTTGAGGTGCCTGAATCCAAACAAGAACATCAGGAACCACTATATAATGTGCTTGAAAATGCAGATACTGAAAATGCCCATTCCAGACAGCATGGCTCCTCTGATGGTGCAACCAGTGAGCCCCTTTATAATGTTCTTGATGTGGCAGATTCAAGTGGTGCAGAATATGCTGCTCCCAACAGACCCCTGTCTGCTGATAGTCATGACAACCCAGCCTATGAGCAGACCCTTGAATTTGGTGCACCACATGCATTGGTGGACAGCCCTGGGTCTCAGAGAGAATCTTTGTATGAGCCCCTGAAAGGGTCTGATAGGCAAGATGTGTATGAGCCCCTTCACAAAAAGGGGAAATGA
- the LOC131786894 gene encoding uncharacterized protein isoform X4, with the protein MKPKCFLFLVLLDFGGVGLTVSSIDESNVRSYDVERRISYSDLFVVHVKYGTDCANSTGLSTWCKALNAYQASGNGSYCSCRCNWDFHSFLPLVKKCIKGEQLPEKFGGCPKTAYENVMNGGLAKSVNLHNGGKTTTKVSSKKYNCSLHGYYFDYSGFQVQWERVTNDVFELTIGSESQKNFIIQWKDKKRKLSGRIIYLEMNCVGLSSQSKNKICYLLKAQGNVTYYAPSTTSSESLNTVPTTVSSPNPSSMFALSTSPQLSQSMQQTFSLTLLPQPTTSPSPSPSLDATTGSPTKHTDKFSTFVSKHVETSSLQTRPVLHSAGPILPSTSTAELESSLPVSSEEISNHVINTGIPKSSASTEEPNYSEPSELPTTESSLPPVDGPGDKEARKGGKDKGVAIGAGVGGAVAFGIIVIGLFIVFCKRRRESTEKKAKLHVGVKNPGYEKPQDDIKMERPREKATTFSKQDSQPTYLELVDNKGHENYGAVYSTADENYDNSSVYQSLDNNTPAAPSVYQSLQNNQPSTKKPIPKQKQSNAKNPGKPSVPPDPVYSVLEESHIKQGNTSEAIYNVLEGPDPGQDTPGNIQDPVYNVLDGAGAGQTDEAPDVGVQQDPLYNVLEVPESKQEHQEPLYNVLENADTENAHSRQHGSSDGATSEPLYNVLDVADSSGAEYAAPNRPLSADSHDNPAYEQTLEFGAPHALVDSPGSQRESLYEPLKGSDRQDVYEPLHKKGK; encoded by the exons ATGAAACcaaagtgttttcttttcctgGTTCTGCTGGATTTCGGTGGAGTCGGTCTCACGGTGTCTTCTATTGATGAGTCAAACGTGAGGAGTTACGATGTGGAGAGGAGAATCAGCTATTCCGATCTGTTTGTTGTACATGTGAAATATGGCACTGACTGCGCAAATAGTACGGGGTTATCAACCTGGTGCAAAGCGTTAAATGCATATCAGGCGTCTGGGAATGGAAGCTATTGCAGTTGCCGCTGTAATTGGGACTTCCATTCCTTTCTTCCGTTGGTGAAAAAGTGCATCAAAGGAGAGCAACTGCCAGAAAAGTTTGGAG GTTGTCCAAAGACGGCATATGAAAATGTGATGAATGGTGGTTTGGCTAAGTCAGTTAACCTTCACAATGGAGGTAAAACAACAACTAAAGTCAGCTCAAAGAAGTATAACTGCAGCCTCCATGGATACTATTTTGATTACAGTGGTTTTCAAGTGCAATGGGAAAGAGTAACCAATGATGTCTTTGAGCTAACAATTGGAAGTGAAAGCCAGAAGAACTTCATCATACAG tgGAAGGACAAGAAAAGGAAGTTGTCAGGGAGAATTATCTATCTGGAAATGAATTGTGTTGGACTGTCatctcaaagtaaaaataaaatatgctaTCTTCTTAAGGCACAAGGGAATGTAACCT ATTATGCCCCATCAACAACAAGCTCAGAATCTTTAAATACTGTTCCAACTACAGTGAGTTCTCCCAATCCATCATCAATGTTTGCACTTTCAACATCACCACAATTATCTCAATCAATGCAGCAAACATTCTCCCTGACATTATTGCCACAACCAACCACTTCCCCATCACCTTCTCCTTCATTGGATGCAACCACAGGAAGTCCAACAAAACACAcagacaaattttcaacatttgTATCAAAACATGTGGAAACAAGTTCACTTCAAACAAGGCCGGTCTTACATTCAGCTGGACCAATTCTGCCATCAACATCAACAGCAGAACTGGAAAGCTCCTTACCAGTCAGTTCAGAGGAAATTTCTAATCATGTGATAAACACAGGGATCCCAAAATCTTCAGCTAGCACAGAGGAACCAAATTATAGTGAACCATCAGAG TTACCAACCACTGAGTCAAGTCTTCCTCCTGTGGATGGTCCAGGAGACAAAGAGGCAAGGAAAGGTGGAAAAGACAAAGGAGTAGCAATTGGTGCTGGAGTTGGTGGTGCTGTTGCTTTTGGGATTATCGTCATAGGGTTGTTCATTGTATTTTGCAAGAGAAGAAG GGAAAGTacagaaaagaaagcaaaactaCATGTAGGAG TTAAGAACCCAGGGTATGAGAAACCTCAAGATGACATTAAAATGGAAAGACCAAGAGAGAAAGCCACAACTTTCAGTAAGCAAGACAGTCAACCAACATACTTGGAACTTGTTGACAACAAAG GACATGAAAATTACGGAGCTGTATACAGTACTGCAGATGAAAATTATGACAATTCATCTGTTTACCAAAGTCTGGACAATAATACACCTGCAGCACCATCAGTTTACCAAAGTTTACAGAACAACCAGCCTTCCACCAAGAAACCAAtaccaaaacagaaacaaagcaATGCAAAAAACCCTGGAAAACCCAGTGTACCCCCAGACCCTGTGTATAGTGTCCTTGAGGAGTCTCACATCAAACAAGGAAATACATCAGAGGCAATATATAATGTACTGGAAGGGCCAGATCCTGGACAAGATACTCCAGGGAACATTCAGGACCCTGTTTACAATGTGCTGGATGGGGCTGGTGCAGGACAGACAGATGAGGCCCCAGATGTTGGTGTTCAACAGGATCCACTGTATAATGTGCTTGAGGTGCCTGAATCCAAACAAGAACATCAGGAACCACTATATAATGTGCTTGAAAATGCAGATACTGAAAATGCCCATTCCAGACAGCATGGCTCCTCTGATGGTGCAACCAGTGAGCCCCTTTATAATGTTCTTGATGTGGCAGATTCAAGTGGTGCAGAATATGCTGCTCCCAACAGACCCCTGTCTGCTGATAGTCATGACAACCCAGCCTATGAGCAGACCCTTGAATTTGGTGCACCACATGCATTGGTGGACAGCCCTGGGTCTCAGAGAGAATCTTTGTATGAGCCCCTGAAAGGGTCTGATAGGCAAGATGTGTATGAGCCCCTTCACAAAAAGGGGAAATGA
- the LOC131786894 gene encoding uncharacterized protein isoform X2, which translates to MKPKCFLFLVLLDFGGVGLTVSSIDESNVRSYDVERRISYSDLFVVHVKYGTDCANSTGLSTWCKALNAYQASGNGSYCSCRCNWDFHSFLPLVKKCIKGEQLPEKFGGCPKTAYENVMNGGLAKSVNLHNGGKTTTKVSSKKYNCSLHGYYFDYSGFQVQWERVTNDVFELTIGSESQKNFIIQWKDKKRKLSGRIIYLEMNCVGLSSQSKNKICYLLKAQGNVTYYAPSTTSSESLNTVPTTVSSPNPSSMFALSTSPQLSQSMQQTFSLTLLPQPTTSPSPSPSLDATTGSPTKHTDKFSTFVSKHVETSSLQTRPVLHSAGPILPSTSTAELESSLPVSSEEISNHVINTGIPKSSASTEEPNYSEPSELPTTESSLPPVDGPGDKEARKGGKDKGVAIGAGVGGAVAFGIIVIGLFIVFCKRRRLAGESTEKKAKLHVGVKNPGYEKPQDDIKMERPREKATTFSKQDSQPTYLELVDNKGHENYGAVYSTADENYDNSSVYQSLDNNTPAAPSVYQSLQNNQPSTKKPIPKQKQSNAKNPGKPSVPPDPVYSVLEESHIKQGNTSEAIYNVLEGPDPGQDTPGNIQDPVYNVLDGAGAGQTDEAPDVGVQQDPLYNVLEVPESKQEHQEPLYNVLENADTENAHSRQHGSSDGATSEPLYNVLDVADSSGAEYAAPNRPLSADSHDNPAYEQTLEFGAPHALVDSPGSQRESLYEPLKGSDRQDVYEPLHKKGK; encoded by the exons ATGAAACcaaagtgttttcttttcctgGTTCTGCTGGATTTCGGTGGAGTCGGTCTCACGGTGTCTTCTATTGATGAGTCAAACGTGAGGAGTTACGATGTGGAGAGGAGAATCAGCTATTCCGATCTGTTTGTTGTACATGTGAAATATGGCACTGACTGCGCAAATAGTACGGGGTTATCAACCTGGTGCAAAGCGTTAAATGCATATCAGGCGTCTGGGAATGGAAGCTATTGCAGTTGCCGCTGTAATTGGGACTTCCATTCCTTTCTTCCGTTGGTGAAAAAGTGCATCAAAGGAGAGCAACTGCCAGAAAAGTTTGGAG GTTGTCCAAAGACGGCATATGAAAATGTGATGAATGGTGGTTTGGCTAAGTCAGTTAACCTTCACAATGGAGGTAAAACAACAACTAAAGTCAGCTCAAAGAAGTATAACTGCAGCCTCCATGGATACTATTTTGATTACAGTGGTTTTCAAGTGCAATGGGAAAGAGTAACCAATGATGTCTTTGAGCTAACAATTGGAAGTGAAAGCCAGAAGAACTTCATCATACAG tgGAAGGACAAGAAAAGGAAGTTGTCAGGGAGAATTATCTATCTGGAAATGAATTGTGTTGGACTGTCatctcaaagtaaaaataaaatatgctaTCTTCTTAAGGCACAAGGGAATGTAACCT ATTATGCCCCATCAACAACAAGCTCAGAATCTTTAAATACTGTTCCAACTACAGTGAGTTCTCCCAATCCATCATCAATGTTTGCACTTTCAACATCACCACAATTATCTCAATCAATGCAGCAAACATTCTCCCTGACATTATTGCCACAACCAACCACTTCCCCATCACCTTCTCCTTCATTGGATGCAACCACAGGAAGTCCAACAAAACACAcagacaaattttcaacatttgTATCAAAACATGTGGAAACAAGTTCACTTCAAACAAGGCCGGTCTTACATTCAGCTGGACCAATTCTGCCATCAACATCAACAGCAGAACTGGAAAGCTCCTTACCAGTCAGTTCAGAGGAAATTTCTAATCATGTGATAAACACAGGGATCCCAAAATCTTCAGCTAGCACAGAGGAACCAAATTATAGTGAACCATCAGAG TTACCAACCACTGAGTCAAGTCTTCCTCCTGTGGATGGTCCAGGAGACAAAGAGGCAAGGAAAGGTGGAAAAGACAAAGGAGTAGCAATTGGTGCTGGAGTTGGTGGTGCTGTTGCTTTTGGGATTATCGTCATAGGGTTGTTCATTGTATTTTGCAAGAGAAGAAGGTTAGCCGG GGAAAGTacagaaaagaaagcaaaactaCATGTAGGAG TTAAGAACCCAGGGTATGAGAAACCTCAAGATGACATTAAAATGGAAAGACCAAGAGAGAAAGCCACAACTTTCAGTAAGCAAGACAGTCAACCAACATACTTGGAACTTGTTGACAACAAAG GACATGAAAATTACGGAGCTGTATACAGTACTGCAGATGAAAATTATGACAATTCATCTGTTTACCAAAGTCTGGACAATAATACACCTGCAGCACCATCAGTTTACCAAAGTTTACAGAACAACCAGCCTTCCACCAAGAAACCAAtaccaaaacagaaacaaagcaATGCAAAAAACCCTGGAAAACCCAGTGTACCCCCAGACCCTGTGTATAGTGTCCTTGAGGAGTCTCACATCAAACAAGGAAATACATCAGAGGCAATATATAATGTACTGGAAGGGCCAGATCCTGGACAAGATACTCCAGGGAACATTCAGGACCCTGTTTACAATGTGCTGGATGGGGCTGGTGCAGGACAGACAGATGAGGCCCCAGATGTTGGTGTTCAACAGGATCCACTGTATAATGTGCTTGAGGTGCCTGAATCCAAACAAGAACATCAGGAACCACTATATAATGTGCTTGAAAATGCAGATACTGAAAATGCCCATTCCAGACAGCATGGCTCCTCTGATGGTGCAACCAGTGAGCCCCTTTATAATGTTCTTGATGTGGCAGATTCAAGTGGTGCAGAATATGCTGCTCCCAACAGACCCCTGTCTGCTGATAGTCATGACAACCCAGCCTATGAGCAGACCCTTGAATTTGGTGCACCACATGCATTGGTGGACAGCCCTGGGTCTCAGAGAGAATCTTTGTATGAGCCCCTGAAAGGGTCTGATAGGCAAGATGTGTATGAGCCCCTTCACAAAAAGGGGAAATGA
- the LOC131786894 gene encoding uncharacterized protein isoform X5: MNGGLAKSVNLHNGGKTTTKVSSKKYNCSLHGYYFDYSGFQVQWERVTNDVFELTIGSESQKNFIIQWKDKKRKLSGRIIYLEMNCVGLSSQSKNKICYLLKAQGNVTYYAPSTTSSESLNTVPTTVSSPNPSSMFALSTSPQLSQSMQQTFSLTLLPQPTTSPSPSPSLDATTGSPTKHTDKFSTFVSKHVETSSLQTRPVLHSAGPILPSTSTAELESSLPVSSEEISNHVINTGIPKSSASTEEPNYSEPSELPTTESSLPPVDGPGDKEARKGGKDKGVAIGAGVGGAVAFGIIVIGLFIVFCKRRRLAGESTEKKAKLHVGVKNPGYEKPQDDIKMERPREKATTFSKQDSQPTYLELVDNKVGHENYGAVYSTADENYDNSSVYQSLDNNTPAAPSVYQSLQNNQPSTKKPIPKQKQSNAKNPGKPSVPPDPVYSVLEESHIKQGNTSEAIYNVLEGPDPGQDTPGNIQDPVYNVLDGAGAGQTDEAPDVGVQQDPLYNVLEVPESKQEHQEPLYNVLENADTENAHSRQHGSSDGATSEPLYNVLDVADSSGAEYAAPNRPLSADSHDNPAYEQTLEFGAPHALVDSPGSQRESLYEPLKGSDRQDVYEPLHKKGK; encoded by the exons ATGAATGGTGGTTTGGCTAAGTCAGTTAACCTTCACAATGGAGGTAAAACAACAACTAAAGTCAGCTCAAAGAAGTATAACTGCAGCCTCCATGGATACTATTTTGATTACAGTGGTTTTCAAGTGCAATGGGAAAGAGTAACCAATGATGTCTTTGAGCTAACAATTGGAAGTGAAAGCCAGAAGAACTTCATCATACAG tgGAAGGACAAGAAAAGGAAGTTGTCAGGGAGAATTATCTATCTGGAAATGAATTGTGTTGGACTGTCatctcaaagtaaaaataaaatatgctaTCTTCTTAAGGCACAAGGGAATGTAACCT ATTATGCCCCATCAACAACAAGCTCAGAATCTTTAAATACTGTTCCAACTACAGTGAGTTCTCCCAATCCATCATCAATGTTTGCACTTTCAACATCACCACAATTATCTCAATCAATGCAGCAAACATTCTCCCTGACATTATTGCCACAACCAACCACTTCCCCATCACCTTCTCCTTCATTGGATGCAACCACAGGAAGTCCAACAAAACACAcagacaaattttcaacatttgTATCAAAACATGTGGAAACAAGTTCACTTCAAACAAGGCCGGTCTTACATTCAGCTGGACCAATTCTGCCATCAACATCAACAGCAGAACTGGAAAGCTCCTTACCAGTCAGTTCAGAGGAAATTTCTAATCATGTGATAAACACAGGGATCCCAAAATCTTCAGCTAGCACAGAGGAACCAAATTATAGTGAACCATCAGAG TTACCAACCACTGAGTCAAGTCTTCCTCCTGTGGATGGTCCAGGAGACAAAGAGGCAAGGAAAGGTGGAAAAGACAAAGGAGTAGCAATTGGTGCTGGAGTTGGTGGTGCTGTTGCTTTTGGGATTATCGTCATAGGGTTGTTCATTGTATTTTGCAAGAGAAGAAGGTTAGCCGG GGAAAGTacagaaaagaaagcaaaactaCATGTAGGAG TTAAGAACCCAGGGTATGAGAAACCTCAAGATGACATTAAAATGGAAAGACCAAGAGAGAAAGCCACAACTTTCAGTAAGCAAGACAGTCAACCAACATACTTGGAACTTGTTGACAACAAAG TAGGACATGAAAATTACGGAGCTGTATACAGTACTGCAGATGAAAATTATGACAATTCATCTGTTTACCAAAGTCTGGACAATAATACACCTGCAGCACCATCAGTTTACCAAAGTTTACAGAACAACCAGCCTTCCACCAAGAAACCAAtaccaaaacagaaacaaagcaATGCAAAAAACCCTGGAAAACCCAGTGTACCCCCAGACCCTGTGTATAGTGTCCTTGAGGAGTCTCACATCAAACAAGGAAATACATCAGAGGCAATATATAATGTACTGGAAGGGCCAGATCCTGGACAAGATACTCCAGGGAACATTCAGGACCCTGTTTACAATGTGCTGGATGGGGCTGGTGCAGGACAGACAGATGAGGCCCCAGATGTTGGTGTTCAACAGGATCCACTGTATAATGTGCTTGAGGTGCCTGAATCCAAACAAGAACATCAGGAACCACTATATAATGTGCTTGAAAATGCAGATACTGAAAATGCCCATTCCAGACAGCATGGCTCCTCTGATGGTGCAACCAGTGAGCCCCTTTATAATGTTCTTGATGTGGCAGATTCAAGTGGTGCAGAATATGCTGCTCCCAACAGACCCCTGTCTGCTGATAGTCATGACAACCCAGCCTATGAGCAGACCCTTGAATTTGGTGCACCACATGCATTGGTGGACAGCCCTGGGTCTCAGAGAGAATCTTTGTATGAGCCCCTGAAAGGGTCTGATAGGCAAGATGTGTATGAGCCCCTTCACAAAAAGGGGAAATGA
- the LOC131786894 gene encoding uncharacterized protein isoform X1 gives MKPKCFLFLVLLDFGGVGLTVSSIDESNVRSYDVERRISYSDLFVVHVKYGTDCANSTGLSTWCKALNAYQASGNGSYCSCRCNWDFHSFLPLVKKCIKGEQLPEKFGGCPKTAYENVMNGGLAKSVNLHNGGKTTTKVSSKKYNCSLHGYYFDYSGFQVQWERVTNDVFELTIGSESQKNFIIQWKDKKRKLSGRIIYLEMNCVGLSSQSKNKICYLLKAQGNVTYYAPSTTSSESLNTVPTTVSSPNPSSMFALSTSPQLSQSMQQTFSLTLLPQPTTSPSPSPSLDATTGSPTKHTDKFSTFVSKHVETSSLQTRPVLHSAGPILPSTSTAELESSLPVSSEEISNHVINTGIPKSSASTEEPNYSEPSELPTTESSLPPVDGPGDKEARKGGKDKGVAIGAGVGGAVAFGIIVIGLFIVFCKRRRLAGESTEKKAKLHVGVKNPGYEKPQDDIKMERPREKATTFSKQDSQPTYLELVDNKVGHENYGAVYSTADENYDNSSVYQSLDNNTPAAPSVYQSLQNNQPSTKKPIPKQKQSNAKNPGKPSVPPDPVYSVLEESHIKQGNTSEAIYNVLEGPDPGQDTPGNIQDPVYNVLDGAGAGQTDEAPDVGVQQDPLYNVLEVPESKQEHQEPLYNVLENADTENAHSRQHGSSDGATSEPLYNVLDVADSSGAEYAAPNRPLSADSHDNPAYEQTLEFGAPHALVDSPGSQRESLYEPLKGSDRQDVYEPLHKKGK, from the exons ATGAAACcaaagtgttttcttttcctgGTTCTGCTGGATTTCGGTGGAGTCGGTCTCACGGTGTCTTCTATTGATGAGTCAAACGTGAGGAGTTACGATGTGGAGAGGAGAATCAGCTATTCCGATCTGTTTGTTGTACATGTGAAATATGGCACTGACTGCGCAAATAGTACGGGGTTATCAACCTGGTGCAAAGCGTTAAATGCATATCAGGCGTCTGGGAATGGAAGCTATTGCAGTTGCCGCTGTAATTGGGACTTCCATTCCTTTCTTCCGTTGGTGAAAAAGTGCATCAAAGGAGAGCAACTGCCAGAAAAGTTTGGAG GTTGTCCAAAGACGGCATATGAAAATGTGATGAATGGTGGTTTGGCTAAGTCAGTTAACCTTCACAATGGAGGTAAAACAACAACTAAAGTCAGCTCAAAGAAGTATAACTGCAGCCTCCATGGATACTATTTTGATTACAGTGGTTTTCAAGTGCAATGGGAAAGAGTAACCAATGATGTCTTTGAGCTAACAATTGGAAGTGAAAGCCAGAAGAACTTCATCATACAG tgGAAGGACAAGAAAAGGAAGTTGTCAGGGAGAATTATCTATCTGGAAATGAATTGTGTTGGACTGTCatctcaaagtaaaaataaaatatgctaTCTTCTTAAGGCACAAGGGAATGTAACCT ATTATGCCCCATCAACAACAAGCTCAGAATCTTTAAATACTGTTCCAACTACAGTGAGTTCTCCCAATCCATCATCAATGTTTGCACTTTCAACATCACCACAATTATCTCAATCAATGCAGCAAACATTCTCCCTGACATTATTGCCACAACCAACCACTTCCCCATCACCTTCTCCTTCATTGGATGCAACCACAGGAAGTCCAACAAAACACAcagacaaattttcaacatttgTATCAAAACATGTGGAAACAAGTTCACTTCAAACAAGGCCGGTCTTACATTCAGCTGGACCAATTCTGCCATCAACATCAACAGCAGAACTGGAAAGCTCCTTACCAGTCAGTTCAGAGGAAATTTCTAATCATGTGATAAACACAGGGATCCCAAAATCTTCAGCTAGCACAGAGGAACCAAATTATAGTGAACCATCAGAG TTACCAACCACTGAGTCAAGTCTTCCTCCTGTGGATGGTCCAGGAGACAAAGAGGCAAGGAAAGGTGGAAAAGACAAAGGAGTAGCAATTGGTGCTGGAGTTGGTGGTGCTGTTGCTTTTGGGATTATCGTCATAGGGTTGTTCATTGTATTTTGCAAGAGAAGAAGGTTAGCCGG GGAAAGTacagaaaagaaagcaaaactaCATGTAGGAG TTAAGAACCCAGGGTATGAGAAACCTCAAGATGACATTAAAATGGAAAGACCAAGAGAGAAAGCCACAACTTTCAGTAAGCAAGACAGTCAACCAACATACTTGGAACTTGTTGACAACAAAG TAGGACATGAAAATTACGGAGCTGTATACAGTACTGCAGATGAAAATTATGACAATTCATCTGTTTACCAAAGTCTGGACAATAATACACCTGCAGCACCATCAGTTTACCAAAGTTTACAGAACAACCAGCCTTCCACCAAGAAACCAAtaccaaaacagaaacaaagcaATGCAAAAAACCCTGGAAAACCCAGTGTACCCCCAGACCCTGTGTATAGTGTCCTTGAGGAGTCTCACATCAAACAAGGAAATACATCAGAGGCAATATATAATGTACTGGAAGGGCCAGATCCTGGACAAGATACTCCAGGGAACATTCAGGACCCTGTTTACAATGTGCTGGATGGGGCTGGTGCAGGACAGACAGATGAGGCCCCAGATGTTGGTGTTCAACAGGATCCACTGTATAATGTGCTTGAGGTGCCTGAATCCAAACAAGAACATCAGGAACCACTATATAATGTGCTTGAAAATGCAGATACTGAAAATGCCCATTCCAGACAGCATGGCTCCTCTGATGGTGCAACCAGTGAGCCCCTTTATAATGTTCTTGATGTGGCAGATTCAAGTGGTGCAGAATATGCTGCTCCCAACAGACCCCTGTCTGCTGATAGTCATGACAACCCAGCCTATGAGCAGACCCTTGAATTTGGTGCACCACATGCATTGGTGGACAGCCCTGGGTCTCAGAGAGAATCTTTGTATGAGCCCCTGAAAGGGTCTGATAGGCAAGATGTGTATGAGCCCCTTCACAAAAAGGGGAAATGA